The Streptomyces sp. R28 region ACGTGAACCGTGACAACACGCGGACAACACTCTGACGGATCCACAAAGGTCGGGGCGGACTCGCCACCGAAGGGGTGACGGTCACGTCCATGGGTGCGCCCGCCAGGTACCAGTGGGAGGCCCCACTCCGATTATCCGGGAGGTCATCCCATGTCCCTGCGCCCCGCTCTCGCCACCGCTGCCGGAGCTGTCCTGCTCCTGCTGGTCGCCGCCCCGTCGGCACCCGCCGACTCCGCGGCCGCCGCCGACCCCAAGGAGACCGTGACCATCGACGGCACGGGCCGTATCGCCTCGGACGGCACCGTCACCCTGTCCGGCACCTACCGCTGCGCCGACGCCTCGGGGCCCGCGTTCGTGAGCTCCACGATCGGCCAGCAGGCCTCCGGCGTCCGGCACGGCATCGGCGGCACCCTCGCCGTGTGCGACGGCAAGAAGCACAGCTGGCAGAACATGGGCAGGCCACAGACGGGCACGGCCTCGGCTCCCCTCGAGGCAGGCAAGGCGTATGTCGAGGCCACCATCGTCGAACTCCACCCCGTGGGCGGCCTGCCCCTGCCCCGCTTCCACGCCGTGCAGGACAAGCAGGACATCACCCTGACCAAGAGCTGAACCCGACGTCCCTGCCGGGCTCGCACCGGCAGGGACCCGACATCACCGCGGCCGGGCCGGGCCCTCGGGCCCGGCCCCACGCCGCCGACGGTCCGACGCCCGCCACCTCGCCCACTCGATCCCGACGCAACCGGCGAGGGTGGCCTGCGGTCTCGGCGTCCCCCTCGTTCCGAACGCCACGGCCGCGCGCGCACTGGATCGCCCCGTCGCCCACCGTCCTCTTCGGCGCGGTTGAGCGCCCCGAAGACGTGCCGCGAGCACAGGGCGATCAGCTGAGCGGTTGGTGATGCCGCCTGTGCTCCGCCGCCGGGAGGCGGTCACTCACGGATGGGTAGAGGCGGTCATCCGGCGTCGGCGCGGGACGTTGCGTGTCCTTGGCGGAGAAACGAGACCAGAAGCGCCGCTCCTATGCTCCCGCCCGCGAGGACCCACCACAGCGACAAGGGAGCACTGGCGAGGAGCATGGCAACCAACAGGGGCGCGAGGGCAGTGGCTCCACCGGCAAAGAGCTGGTTGAACGCCAGGTAGGCGCCCTGTTCCTGCTTCGGCGGAAGGCTGGTCAGCAACGCCATGGCGGCTTGAGAGACGGCCAGCTCACCGAGCGTGTACACCACCATTCCCGTGACCAGCAGGGCAATCTGCACTCGTCGGGGCATGTCCCCGGCCAGTAGCACGGCCGCGTAGAGCGCCGCGTACGAGATTCCGCCGAGCGCCAGCACGACCGTGGGGCGGAACCGTTCCAGCAGTCGGCTCAGGGGCAGTTGGAGCACGGTGAGCAGCACGGTGTTGGTCGCGAAGAGCACACCCACGGTCCACGGCGGCATCCTCAGCTCCCGCAGGATGAACACCGGCAGGGCGCTCTCCACCGCCAGTGCGGCGGTCAGGAGCAGGGCGTTGGACATCGCGACGCGCAGATAGGCGGTGTGGCGCCAGGGCGCGGCGGGTCGGCTCCTGCGGCCTTGGGGCGGGGCGTCCTCGGTCTGACGTTCCGCGGGAATGCCCAGGTAGAGCAGGGCGGTCAGGACGAAGCTGGCCGCGTTGACCACGCCGAGGACCACGAACCCCGATGCCGTGTCGACGACGAACAGGCTGGCGAGCAGGGCACCGGCGCCGATCCCCGCGTTGAAGACGGCCCGGGTCAGGGCGAGCCACTGGCCGCTCTGCCCGTCGGGGGCCAGCCGTATCGCCAGCAGCGGGGTCGCGGTCTGCTCCAGCCGGTTGCCGAGCGCGAGGAACAGGCAGCACACCACCAGTGTCGTCATGTCCCGCACCGCGACGAAGCTCGCGAAGCCCGCCGCCCGCACCGCCGCGCCCGCGATGAGCACGGGCCGTGGTCCGATCCGGTCCACCAGGCGGCCCACCGCGAAGAGCCACGGCAGCACCACGAGCACCGTGAGTGTGAGCACCAGGCCGACCGAGCGCAGCGACACCCCCGACAGTTCGGTGAAGAACAGCAGGGAGAAGGGATAGAAGAAGCCCGTGCCCAGGGCGTTGACGAGCCCCGACAGGCCGAACCACGCCACGCCCGGTCCCCGCGGAAGCGCCGAAGACGGTGTGCTCGCGTCTTTCACAGCAGCCGATGTCATCTCTGAGGGCCTTTCACAGCAGGAGCAGGTGGCAGCGCTGTTCGGTCGCGGTGCAGCCCCGGGATCGCTTGGCCTGCACGCTGCCGAGGCCGTAGTGCAGGGCGCGTACCCCGGCGTCCGCCGCTTCTTCGAGCAGGCGGTAGTACAGGACTTCGAAGTACAGAGGCAGTCCGGTGCGCTCCTGGTAGGCGTAGTCGTAGCCGGTCTGCCGGGCGTACCACTGGTCGCCGTGGCGCAGGATCAGGCCGAAGCCGCGGACCTCGCCCTCCGCGTGGGCCACCATGGCGAAGGCGTCGTCGCCGAAGCACTCGCGGGTCTGGTGCATCAGTGGCAGCAACTGGTCGGGGCGGATGTCGATGGAGTATTTGGCGAGCAACCCCGACTCCAGCTCGGCCAGCCGCGGCAGGTCGGCTGTGTCGAGGGATTCGGCGTTGACCCGCACGTCCGACTCGCGGATCCGGCGCCGCTCGGCCGCGACGGACACCCGGCGCTTGCGTGGCAGCGACTGAAGGTAGCCGTCGAACCCGGCCTGCGGTACCTGCAGGACGCTGTACTGGCCCGTCGTACAGCTGTGGTAGCCCCGTGAGGCCAGCACCCGGGCGAGATGTGCGTCCTGTTCGTCGACGTAGAGGAAGGCGACCGAGGCGAGGCCCTCCTCACGGGCGAGCGTCTCGGCAGCGGCGACCAGCGCCTCGGCGTCCCCTTCGGTGGCTTCGGGGGACAGCAGCATGCGGGTGCTGCCGACATGGCGGCCGCCGGCCACGAGCGCCGGCATCAGCTTCGCCGACGGATCTTCGCCCATACCGGTCAACATCTCGGCGGCGCCCGGCAGTTCGGCCTCGGCGCTCTTGCGCAGGACCACGTCCGGCCGGCCGAGGGCCCAGGGCACGGAGGTGGTGGCGGTCGCCGTGGCCAGGCCCGCGACCGGGCGGCCGGCGCGTTCGATCCACAGGTAGACCATGGGGACCCCCGCGGTCGCCTCCACGACGTCGAGCCAGCGGCAGGTGAGGAAGACGTCGTACGGGCCGGTCAACGCGTCCCAGCCCGCCCTGGGCAGGTCCGCGGCCCGCCGCACCGCGCGCACCCCGTCGGGCAGCTGTACTGTCGTCGTCCCGGTGAGCACTGGCGCGCCCTCCTCTTGTCGCTGGATGGGTGGTGGAATCGATGGCCCGGCACAGCCGGCGAGCCGGGCCGGGCGCACCGGCGCGCCCGGCCTGTCGTGCGGATCAGTGCATGACGTCGTACTTCGCCGCCTCGACGAACTGCGGAGCGTACTTGCGCTTCTGCCACAGGCAGAAGCGGTTCAGCAGATCGGCGAGCGGGCCCATGGGGCGGCGGAAATCGATGATCACGATCACGCGCGGCTCATCGCTCTCGTTGGTCACCTCGTGCTCGAGAGAGACGTCGAGGACGGTGCCCTCGCCCTCCTTCCACTGGTAGTACTCGTCCGCGAGGCGGATCCGGGGCGTGTTCTTCGAGGGGATCCGGATGCCGAGGTGATAGCGCAGGATGCCGGCGTACGGGTCCTGGTGCGAGGGCAGCTCGACGCCCGGTTCCAGGACGGAGATGAAGGCGTTCACCACACGCGGCGTGGACTGGGCGAAGGACAGCAGGGTGGGGCAGTCCTTCTTGGCCAGCTCATTGGTGTTGCCGAACATGTACGCGTAGTAGAGCTTCCATTCCTCCGACACCTGCGCCGCGCGCTGCGGGTCGAAGGTGTCGTACGTCGGGATGCTGCGGCTCGCGAGGAGTGCGTCCACCTCGGCCTGGAGCGCGGGGAACCGGCGCTCCAGCTCCCAGACTTCGGGGAAGACGGCGTTCGACGGAATGATGCGGCGACGGTTCTTGCCGCCTGCCTTGCGCAGGAACACCCAGTTGGTCAGGGCACGGATGCGCGGGTTGTTGAGACTGGGGGAGCCCTTCATGGCTTACTCCTGGTTGGGTACGGATGCGTGTTCTTCAGGCGGAGTCGCTCGGCGTCCGGTCGACCCGGACCATCGCGCCGCGCCGCGCCTGCCAGACGCTGGTGGTGCCGTCCGGTGCTTCGAAGGTGAAGCGCACGTGGGCCAGGCTCCGGTCGATCGTGTCGAGCATGGCCCGGTGGTCGGGCGCGCTGCCGTGCAGCACATCCAGGAAGAAGGAAGTCGACTGCGCCGGCAGGGCCGCGTTGTCGGGCAGGCGCTGCTCGTACCCGACGACGCCCGGTTCCTTCCGCAGGACGTCCGTGCCGTCCACCCGCAGCAGCACGCCACCGGGCATGGGGGACAGGCCCCAGTACTGGAACTCGACCTTGTCCACGGTGGGTTCGGGCAGGTCGACGCGCTGCCCGCAGGCCGCGCGGATACCCAGCTCCAACAGGTTCAGGCCGGTCGCCCGCTCGTACATCCAGGGCATGAAACCGCCGAGCCGCCCGTTGACCTCGATGATCCTGGGGCCGTCGGGGGTCAGCTTGATCTCCGTGTGCACCAGGCCCTGGCGGACGCCGAGGGCGATCGCCGCGTCCGAGGCGAGTCGCGCGACGTCGGCTCGTTCGGCGGCCGGCAGATGTGCCGGGACGAACTGGCCGTGCTCACGGAACGGCGGCATAAGCGGGAACTTGCCGGTGACGCCGAGGGTGTGAGCCCTGCCGTCCACCACGAGGGACTCCACCGAGACGTAGTCGCCGAAGTCGCCCTCGTCCCGACCCTGCAGGAACTCCTCGACGAGGAAGGGCCGTTCGACGCTGGGGTGCAGATCGCGGGGGAGGTCGTCGACGCTCGCCACGAAGTGGGTGTCGATGCTGCTCTGGCCGCGCACGGGTTTGACGACGACAGGGCCGGGCCGGCTCTCGATCAGCACGAGGGCCTCGTAGCGGCTGGTCACGGCGACCGACCAGACGGAGTCCACGCCCTGCTCGGCGAGGCGGCTCCGCTGGGCGCGCTTGTCGGTGAGCCGGGCGGCCGTCTCCCGGTCGTGGTACGGGAGCCCAAGACCGTGGGCGAGACGGGCGGTGAACGGCACCATGCCTTCGCTGAACGTCGTCACGCCCTCCGCCGCGAGAGGCAGCAACTGCTCCACGGCTGCGGCGAGTTCGGCCTCATCCGCTTCGACCACGGGTCCGAAGGAGGCGTACTCGTCCCGCTCCCGCGGGTCCAGGGCGCCGCCGATCGCCACGTAGACCGGCTCGTGGCCGCACAGCCGCGCCGCTTCGGCGATGTCCGCGGGCCGTACGGCCGAGTTGGGCACTACCGAGACAATGACCTTGCTCATTTTTTATCCACCACCTGTTTCACGGATCCGGTACACGCGGTCCTTGACCTCTTCGATGTGCCGGTAGTCGCGTTCGATGTCGTCCATCGAGGACGCGGCCATAAAGATCCGGAGCGTGCTCGAATACAGGTCGACGGTCGGCCGAAGGATCCCGCCGGGCTCGATCTTGAGGTCGAATCTGGCCACGGTCTCCAGCGCGGAGATCTCGTCGACGGCGCTGCGGTCGATGCTCTCGACGACACCGGAGAGAGCCGTCGAGGTGGTGCAGCAGACGGCCTCTCGCTGCTTGTCGTAGCGGCGTCCCGCGTGGTCACGGATGAAATGTCCGGGTGCGAGATAGGCGAGCGCGGTAAGAGCCGCCTGGTTACCGCCCGTGCACCGGTCGTGGAACCCGGGGTGCATGTTGCCGGCGATCCGGGTGCCGACCTCGACCAGCGCCGGCCCCTCAGGGGTGACGATGACCTCGGCGTGGGTCGGCCCGAAGCGGACGCCGAGAGCGTCGAGGGCCTTGTCCACATAGGAGATCAGCTCTGGCGCCGGCTGTTCGTCGGCAGCGAGCAGGTGCTCCCGGTCGTAGATGTTACGGCCGCCCGGCAGCAGCCGCTTGTGGTACTGCCAGACGCCGCAGACGTAGCGCTGCCGCCCGTACGACACCATGTCGACCACGTACTCGGTGCCCTGGAGGTACGACTGGACGAGCACCTCGGTGTTGGTGTCGCCGTAGATGGTGCGCGCGCCGAGGATCTCGTCGGCCGCGGCCCGTACCTCAGCGGCGCTGCCGCAGATGAACACGCCGTCGCTGGCTGCGGAGTTGAGCGGCTTCACCACCACCGGGTAGTCGGCGGCGCGCTCCGCCCAGTGCACCAGGGCCTGCGTGTCACCGCTCTTGAACTGGCGGGCGCAGTGCAGGCCGGCGGCGCTCAGGACCTCCCCCATCCGGTACTTGTCGCGCCGGGCCTCGGACAGTGCGGTGCCGTTCGTCGGCAGCCCGAGCCGCTCGGAGAGCAGGTCGGCCAGCAGCACGCCCGGCTCCTGCCCGGCCATGACGCAGACCGGCGCGTACTCCTCCAGTTGGGCGAGCGTCTTGTCGACGTCGTCGTGCACGAGGGCGGCCTGATAGACGCTCAGATCCGGGGCGGGCATCGACGGCATGAACTCGGGCGTGCTCTGGACGTGCACCAGGTCCGCACCCAGGGCGGAGAACTCCGGGGGCAGGTACTTTCCGGACGTGTACGCGTCGACCAGCACTACCACCGGTCTGTTGTGCGGCAAGAGGGCTCCTCACGATGTCGGTGCCGCTGGCGCGGCCGCTCGGGGTGGTCAGGTGACGGAGAAGCCGCCGTCGACGAAGATCGTCTGGCCGGTCACGTATGACGAGGCGTCGCCGGCCAGGAAGACTGCGATGCCGGTGAAGTCGGCCAGCTCGCCGTTGCGGCCGGTCATGGTGCGGCGGGCCATGGCATCGACGCGCACCGGGTCCCGGAACACGGCCTCGTTCAGCGGCGTGTGCACAAAGCCCGGGGCGATGGCGTTGACGCACACCCCGCGCGCCGACCAGGCCTCCGCCTGGGACCGCGTCAGTGCCGCGAGTCCCGCTTTCGAGACGCCGTAGGCACCGCTGTTGCCGAAGGCTCTGACGGACTGCTGGGAGGCGATATGGATGATGCGGCCCCATCCGTTCGCCGCCATCTTCGGGCCCAGCCGCTGGCCGAGCACGAAGGGGGCGTCGAGGTTGGTGCGCAGCGTGCGGTCCCAGTACTCCTCGCTCAGCTCGTCCAGCGGCGCCCGGAGGTTGATCCCGGCCGAGTTGACCAGGATGTCCGTCGTACCGTGGCGCTCCTGCAGTTCGTCGGCGAGGCGGTGCACCTCCGTGCGGTCGCCGAGGTCGGCGCTGAGCCAGGACACGGTGCCACCGGCGTCCCGCAGCTGGGCCGCCGTCTCCTGCAACGGCTCGGGCCGGCGCGCGACGATCACCACCTCGGCGCCGGCCCGGCTCAGCGCCATGGCGATCTCCCTGCCGATGCCTGAGCTGCCCCCGGTCACCACGGCCGTGCGGCCCTGCAGGGTGAACAACCTGTCGAGGAAGCCGTTCATGAACTGCTCCTCAGACCTTCTGGCGGGTCGGACGCAGCCGGATGTCGTCGAGGTGCACATGAGTGGGCCGGCTGACCACGAAATCGATGACCGACGCGACGTCCTCGGGTACCAGCAACGGCCCACTCTGCTCAGCCACGGCCTCGAACCACTCCATGTCGTAGCCGGCCGCCTCCTGGAATCCGGAGCGGACGAACCCGGGCTCGATGAGCGTCACCCGGATGTTGTGGGTGCAGACCTCCTGACGCAGCGCCTCCACCAGCGAGTGCACGGCGAACTTGGTCGACCCGTAGACCGGGTTGGCGGCCGATATCTGGCGCCCTACGGTGGAACCGATGACGACGATGTCCCGGACCTGGCGCCCGCCGTCCGCCTCGGCGTGCTTCTTGAACTCCGATGCGGTGGCACGCAGTTGGCGAAGGATGGCCAGGTAGTTGGCCTCGATCAGCTCCTCCCACCGGTTCGCGTCCGAGCCCAGGACGGTGCCCGGCAGACCCTGGCCGGCCGACGCCACGAAGATGGTCGCCGGGCCCCACTCCCGCTCGGCCGCCGCCAGCAACTCCTCCGTGTACGCGGCGTGGGTCATGTCCCCGGAGTGCGGCACGACGGTGCCCGGCCGGCCGGCCAGTTCCGCCTGGACGGCGGCGAGCCGGTCGCCGCTGCGGCCGGCGGCCAGCACATGGATGCCCTGCCGGGTGAAGGCGGAAGCGACGGCCCGGCCGATGCCCGAGGAGGCTCCGGTGACGACGGCGATGCGTCCTTCGGTCATGTCGAACCCTTACTTTTCGTCGGTGAGAGAGATCTCGCCCTGCTGGATCAATTCGGTGAAGTAGGCGCGCAACCAGTCGCGGTCCAGCGGCTCGAACTCCACGCCGAGGTGGGAGAGAAGGCGCCGGGTGCGTGCGTGGTCGTACCGCACGTTGCGTTCCGGGCGGCTCGCCCAGAAGTGCGCGAGTGAGATCTGCTCGTCGCCGCCTCCGATGAAGCGGGCGAACAACGTGGCGAAATCGGGCGCCGGGTCGTCCTCGACGGCGCAGCCCAGCCCACGCAGCACCTCGAATATCTCCTCGTACGACACCTGGTGGGGGGTGTCGACATGGAACGTGCCGCCCCGCACCCGAGCGCTGCGGGAGATCTCGAGGATGCCCTCCGCTACGGTGTCCACCGGGCTCAGCGCGAGCGTCTCGGCGCCGACCCGGGGCACCCGGCCGAGTCGTATGCAGGCGCGCAACAGCTGGACGAGCCGGTTGTCGCTGCCGTTGCGCTGGAAGCGGCCCGACTGCGAGTGGCCCGTGACGTTCCCGGAGCGGTAGATGAACCCGCCGCCCCCGTGTGCGGCGAAGTCGCGGACCAGGCGTTCCGCTTCGTACTTGCTGCGCTCGTACTCGTTCAGGAAGCTCTGGCCGATGTTCAGACTGTCCTCGGAGAAGACGGCGGACTCGCCGTCCGGGCCGGTGCCGCAGACCGCGAGGGTGGAGACGTGGTGCAGGTCCTTCGGGCGGCCTTCGGTCGCCAGGCCGATCAGGGCTCGCACCGGTTCGGTGTTGTTCCGGTCGAAGGAGCCCCGGTCCCCGAACAGCCGGGTATCGCTGGCGAGATGGTAGATCGCCTCGACCTCGCGAGTGAGCACCGCGTAGTCCTCGTCCGCAAGCCCGAAACCGGGTTCGGCCAGGTCCGCGGCGTACACGGTGATGCGGTCGCTATGGCGGTCGAGGTCGTCGTCCGGGCGGTACCAGCCGTAGGTCTCCCGCAGACGCTGCCAAGCCGACCGCGTCGGGTGCTCGCGAACAAGGCAGTGGATGTGCCCGCTGGTACGGGTCAGCAGAAGGCGCAGCAGATGGGCACCGATGAATCCGGTGGCCCCGGTGAGCACCACGGCACCGTACTCCCGGGTGGCCGCGGCCGGTGGCTCGCAGTGCAGGGCGGCCGGCACCTGGGCGAGCAGCCCGGTGCTGGATCCCTGCTCCACCACGAATTGCCCGTCGTCGGCGGCGAGTCCGGCCGTCTCCAAGAGACTGGCGCGGGTGGCGCGGGCCACTTGGAGCATCCGCTCGGGGGCGTGGCGCAGCGGAGTGTAGGAGAGGTCGGCGACGAGCTGCCCGTCGTGGATGCGGGCCGTCAGCTTGAGGCCGTAGCCGCGGTCGTTGTCCGCGCCGCGCACCGGGCCCACCGCATGCCGCGAGAGCGTGGGGCACAGGTCGTCGCCGTACGGCAGCGCGAACGAGCCGAGGTAGTTGAAGCACACGTCGGCGCGGCGCGGCTGAGCGTGGAGTCCGTAGGCGATGCCGAGGCGGGGCACTTCGCCCAGGGCGGCGGCCACCGCCTTACCGGTGGCCGCCGCGTCGCCCTCGACGATGTCGACGCGGACGGGGTAGGTCGAGGTGAACCAGCCGACGGCGCGGGAGACTTCCAGGGTGTCGTCGAACTCCGCGCGGCCGTGGCTCTCGACATCGATGACGAGCTCGGTCGTCCCCTCCGACTCGCCGAGCGCCTGGGCGAAGGCGGCGAGCAGGGCGGCGTGTGGCGGTGTGCCGGTGGTGGCCGCGCCCGCGCGGGCCAACGCCTCGGTCTGGGTACGGCTGAGGCTGAACCATACGGCCTGAGCGTCGCCCTCACGGTTGTCGTCGGCGGCCGAAGGGCCGTCCGGCAGGGCGGGGAAGCGGGCGAGGTCGTCCCAGTGGGCGAGATCGGCCCGCAGTGCGGGGGCGTGATCCCTGAGATGCGTGGCCCATGCGCCGAAGCCGGTGGTCACGGCGGCCGGGGCGGGCTGCCGGCCGCGCAGCCGCTCGGTGTAGCGGCGGCTGAGGTCGCTCACGACGATCCGCCAGGACACGGCGTCGATCGACAGGTGGTGGCAGACCAGCAGCAGGTGGGCCTGGGCGGCGCCGTGGAAGAGGTGCGCCTTGAACACTGTGCCGTCCGCGAGGGACAGCTCCGCCTGGCGGGCGGCCGCCACGTCTTGGATGTGCCGGGCCGCGTCCTCGTCGCCGTCGGGGAGCCGGGAGGTGGTGAGAGCGGGGCCGGGCTCTACGACGCCGCGCCGACGGTGCGTCCCGGAGTCCCGAAACGCGGTGCGCAGCATGGGGTGCAGGGCCACCACGTCGGCTACGGCCGTGGCGAGTTCGGCCGGCCGCACCGCGCCGTCGATGTCCAGGAGCAGGGCCTGGTTCCACTGGTCGGGCTGGGCGAACTCCTGGCGGAAGAACCACTGCTGGGCCGGGGACAGCGCCGTGTCGTCCGCGGCCTCGTCAGGGTTGGCCCGCGGTGACCGGTCGGCGTCCGCGCCCGCGGTGATCCGAGCCGCGAGCGCCGCAGCCGTGGGCTCGGCGAGGAACGCCGCGGCCGACACCTGGTAGCCCTTGGCCTGGAGGTCCGCGATGACCTGGATCGCGTCGATGGAGCTGCCGCCGACCGCCGTGAAGTGGTCGTGGACGCCGAAGTCGCCGTGGCCCAGGTGGCGGCGCCATACCGCGCACACCTCCTCCAGGACGGGGTCGTCCACGTCGTGGGTGCGGGCGCGCCCGGTGTCGCTGCCCAGTCTCTCCTCGATCAGCCGGCGGACCGCGCGCTGGTCGGTCTTGCCGTTGTCGTTGCGCGGGAAGTCGTCGAAGGTCTCGACCCGGTCCGGGACCATGTACGGCGGCAGGACGCCGCGCAACTGCTCCCGCAGCGCGGCCGGTTGCGAGTCCGCGGAGTCCCCGGTGGTCCGTACGGCCGCGACCAGCATCGGCCGCTCCCGGACGAGGTGGACGGCGATCGCGTCGGTCACCGCGGGCAGCTTGCGCAGACCCGCCTCGACGTGCCCGAGTTCGACCCGGTAGCCGCCGATCTTGACCTGGCGGTCGCCGCGGCCCAGGAATTCCAGGACACCCCGGGCGTCGGCTCGCACCTTGTCGCCGGTGCGGTAGGCCGGGCCGACTCCGGGGAACTGCTGGTCGACTTCACCTGTGAAGGCCTTCGAGGTGGCCTCGGCGTCGCCCCGGTAGCCCGGCGTGACGGAGGGGCCGGTGACGTACAGCTCGCCCGTGGCGTCCCGCTCGTGGAAACGGCCGTCCTCGGCGCGGACGAAGAGGCGGGTCGCGCCGAACGCGGTGCCGACAGGGACCGACGCGGCGTCGCCGAACGCGTCCAGGTCGGCCGCGCCGCGCAGTACCTGCGCGGCGATTCCCACCGTCGTCTCGGTGGGGCCGTAGTGGTTCACCAGGGTGCGGGTGACCCCTGAGTCCAGGACTCGACGGGCCAGGGGCAGGGCCATGACCTCGCCGCCGAGCAACAGGAAGCGCAGCTCGGGCCGGGTCGTCCCGTCGTGGCCGAAGGCCCGGAACAGCACGCTCCAGTGCGACGGTGTCGTCTTGAGCACGTCGACGCGCTCGGTCTGCAGATAGCGCAGCAGCCCCACCGGGTCGCGACGGGTGGCGTCGTCGACGAGGTGCAGGGTGCCACCCGTCCACAGGGCGAGGAAGAGGCAGGTGTTGCCGAGGTCCGCGGCGAGGGTGGTCACATGGGCGTACCCGAGCGGCTCGGTGATGTCGAGCCGGGCGAGCAGGGATGTGGTGTAGTGCGCGATGTTGGCGTGGGTGACCATGACGCCCTTGGGGACGCCGGTCGAGCCCGAGGTGTGGACGACGTAGGCGATGTTGTCCGGCGCGGCCTCGGCCGGCTGCGCACATCCGGTGCCCTGCGGGTCCTCCTCGTGCAGGTCCAGGACGTCCAGGCCCAGGCCTTGCAGCTCGTCGCGATAGCGCCCCGACGTGAGCACGAGGCACGGTCCGGCCGCGCGCAGCCGGTTCGCCCCCTCTCGCACCGGGTCGGTGGGCTCTACGACGGTGTAGGCCCCGCCGGCTGCGAGCACGGCCAGCAGCGCCACCACCGCGTCCGGGGTGCGGTCGAGGTGGATGCCCACGAGAGAACCACAGCCGATGCCCCGGCCTCGCAACCGGTGAGTCAGCCGGGACACCTGGTCGTCGAGCGCGGCGTAGGTCAGCCGTTCCTGACCCACGGCGACAGCCGTGCGGTTCGGGTGAGTCTGCGCGTGCGAGTGCACCAGCGCCGGGAGCATGCCGTTGTCCTCTGCGTGTGGGCGGGCGGTCGAAGTGATCTGCCGGTGAGCCGGGATCAGCTCCAGAAGACGAGCGGTTCCTGCGGGCCCTTGGTGGCGATGAACGCGGCCGCGCCGACCCGGTGCTTGCCCTGCCCGGCCGTCACCGCGTGCAGCATGCGGGGGCTGAAGATGATGAGGTCTCCGGCCTCGGGGTGGATCTCGACCACCGGCGGCTCGACGGTGTCCCGCTCCA contains the following coding sequences:
- a CDS encoding DUF6299 family protein, with protein sequence MSLRPALATAAGAVLLLLVAAPSAPADSAAAADPKETVTIDGTGRIASDGTVTLSGTYRCADASGPAFVSSTIGQQASGVRHGIGGTLAVCDGKKHSWQNMGRPQTGTASAPLEAGKAYVEATIVELHPVGGLPLPRFHAVQDKQDITLTKS
- a CDS encoding MFS transporter, with protein sequence MTSAAVKDASTPSSALPRGPGVAWFGLSGLVNALGTGFFYPFSLLFFTELSGVSLRSVGLVLTLTVLVVLPWLFAVGRLVDRIGPRPVLIAGAAVRAAGFASFVAVRDMTTLVVCCLFLALGNRLEQTATPLLAIRLAPDGQSGQWLALTRAVFNAGIGAGALLASLFVVDTASGFVVLGVVNAASFVLTALLYLGIPAERQTEDAPPQGRRSRPAAPWRHTAYLRVAMSNALLLTAALAVESALPVFILRELRMPPWTVGVLFATNTVLLTVLQLPLSRLLERFRPTVVLALGGISYAALYAAVLLAGDMPRRVQIALLVTGMVVYTLGELAVSQAAMALLTSLPPKQEQGAYLAFNQLFAGGATALAPLLVAMLLASAPLSLWWVLAGGSIGAALLVSFLRQGHATSRADAG
- a CDS encoding GNAT family N-acetyltransferase, with the protein product MLTGTTTVQLPDGVRAVRRAADLPRAGWDALTGPYDVFLTCRWLDVVEATAGVPMVYLWIERAGRPVAGLATATATTSVPWALGRPDVVLRKSAEAELPGAAEMLTGMGEDPSAKLMPALVAGGRHVGSTRMLLSPEATEGDAEALVAAAETLAREEGLASVAFLYVDEQDAHLARVLASRGYHSCTTGQYSVLQVPQAGFDGYLQSLPRKRRVSVAAERRRIRESDVRVNAESLDTADLPRLAELESGLLAKYSIDIRPDQLLPLMHQTRECFGDDAFAMVAHAEGEVRGFGLILRHGDQWYARQTGYDYAYQERTGLPLYFEVLYYRLLEEAADAGVRALHYGLGSVQAKRSRGCTATEQRCHLLLL
- a CDS encoding aspartyl/asparaginyl beta-hydroxylase domain-containing protein, with product MKGSPSLNNPRIRALTNWVFLRKAGGKNRRRIIPSNAVFPEVWELERRFPALQAEVDALLASRSIPTYDTFDPQRAAQVSEEWKLYYAYMFGNTNELAKKDCPTLLSFAQSTPRVVNAFISVLEPGVELPSHQDPYAGILRYHLGIRIPSKNTPRIRLADEYYQWKEGEGTVLDVSLEHEVTNESDEPRVIVIIDFRRPMGPLADLLNRFCLWQKRKYAPQFVEAAKYDVMH
- a CDS encoding acetyl-CoA carboxylase biotin carboxylase subunit family protein encodes the protein MSKVIVSVVPNSAVRPADIAEAARLCGHEPVYVAIGGALDPRERDEYASFGPVVEADEAELAAAVEQLLPLAAEGVTTFSEGMVPFTARLAHGLGLPYHDRETAARLTDKRAQRSRLAEQGVDSVWSVAVTSRYEALVLIESRPGPVVVKPVRGQSSIDTHFVASVDDLPRDLHPSVERPFLVEEFLQGRDEGDFGDYVSVESLVVDGRAHTLGVTGKFPLMPPFREHGQFVPAHLPAAERADVARLASDAAIALGVRQGLVHTEIKLTPDGPRIIEVNGRLGGFMPWMYERATGLNLLELGIRAACGQRVDLPEPTVDKVEFQYWGLSPMPGGVLLRVDGTDVLRKEPGVVGYEQRLPDNAALPAQSTSFFLDVLHGSAPDHRAMLDTIDRSLAHVRFTFEAPDGTTSVWQARRGAMVRVDRTPSDSA
- a CDS encoding ATP-grasp domain-containing protein gives rise to the protein MPHNRPVVVLVDAYTSGKYLPPEFSALGADLVHVQSTPEFMPSMPAPDLSVYQAALVHDDVDKTLAQLEEYAPVCVMAGQEPGVLLADLLSERLGLPTNGTALSEARRDKYRMGEVLSAAGLHCARQFKSGDTQALVHWAERAADYPVVVKPLNSAASDGVFICGSAAEVRAAADEILGARTIYGDTNTEVLVQSYLQGTEYVVDMVSYGRQRYVCGVWQYHKRLLPGGRNIYDREHLLAADEQPAPELISYVDKALDALGVRFGPTHAEVIVTPEGPALVEVGTRIAGNMHPGFHDRCTGGNQAALTALAYLAPGHFIRDHAGRRYDKQREAVCCTTSTALSGVVESIDRSAVDEISALETVARFDLKIEPGGILRPTVDLYSSTLRIFMAASSMDDIERDYRHIEEVKDRVYRIRETGGG
- a CDS encoding SDR family NAD(P)-dependent oxidoreductase; the protein is MNGFLDRLFTLQGRTAVVTGGSSGIGREIAMALSRAGAEVVIVARRPEPLQETAAQLRDAGGTVSWLSADLGDRTEVHRLADELQERHGTTDILVNSAGINLRAPLDELSEEYWDRTLRTNLDAPFVLGQRLGPKMAANGWGRIIHIASQQSVRAFGNSGAYGVSKAGLAALTRSQAEAWSARGVCVNAIAPGFVHTPLNEAVFRDPVRVDAMARRTMTGRNGELADFTGIAVFLAGDASSYVTGQTIFVDGGFSVT
- a CDS encoding SDR family oxidoreductase codes for the protein MTEGRIAVVTGASSGIGRAVASAFTRQGIHVLAAGRSGDRLAAVQAELAGRPGTVVPHSGDMTHAAYTEELLAAAEREWGPATIFVASAGQGLPGTVLGSDANRWEELIEANYLAILRQLRATASEFKKHAEADGGRQVRDIVVIGSTVGRQISAANPVYGSTKFAVHSLVEALRQEVCTHNIRVTLIEPGFVRSGFQEAAGYDMEWFEAVAEQSGPLLVPEDVASVIDFVVSRPTHVHLDDIRLRPTRQKV